In Deltaproteobacteria bacterium, a single window of DNA contains:
- the asnB gene encoding asparagine synthase (glutamine-hydrolyzing), protein MCGIAGLISVGTGPLDPGLVRRMTAALAHRGPDGEGWWTDGEAALGHRRLAIIDLEGGAQPLENETGSVRVVCNGEIYNYRELRVALEARGHRFRTASDCETIVHLYEEHGPDAVARLNGMFALAIWDRTLERLVLARDRLGIKPLFYSSVGPRGFGFASEIKALLAARMSRREVDPDALLHYLSCGYVPGTDTIYRDVHRLAPGELLVLDPRGLRRRPYWTLEPGAPLRSRTAAAEELRALLTAAVREHLVSDVPVGVFLSGGIDSSVVSTLAAASAGPLSTFSVTFPEDPIFDEARFSRQVARRIGSLHTEIPLTRAQILSAVPPALDHLDEPFADPSLVPSFEIAREARRHVKVVLSGDGADELFAGYAKHLGEVYAAWAPRPLVWLLGQAASVAPAGRGNRLEETVRRLGRLADGGGIADTGRRYARWAKVCGEAEVRALVPDLSPRRTATDLFAAEALRFGALDHGDRINRMLYTDTRLGLPGDMLAKVDTASMANALEVRVPFLDHRVVEYAFRIPGRWKIGALRGKRILRQAFRDVLPPEVVRRGKRGFEPPAGEWFRRELRDLFRDVIATGGRFLPCVRRDAVDALYTQHVTRRADRSKELWALFALHWWATRNGAGL, encoded by the coding sequence AGGCGGCGCACAGCCGCTCGAGAACGAGACGGGCTCCGTGCGGGTCGTGTGCAACGGCGAGATCTACAACTACCGCGAGCTCCGCGTGGCGCTCGAGGCACGGGGCCATCGGTTCCGCACGGCGAGCGACTGCGAGACGATCGTCCATCTCTACGAGGAGCACGGACCCGACGCCGTGGCGCGGCTCAACGGAATGTTCGCGCTCGCCATCTGGGATCGCACGCTCGAGCGCCTCGTGCTCGCCCGCGACCGACTGGGCATCAAGCCGCTCTTCTACAGCAGCGTGGGCCCCCGGGGGTTCGGCTTCGCATCGGAGATCAAGGCGCTCCTCGCCGCCCGGATGTCGCGGCGCGAGGTCGACCCGGACGCGCTGCTGCACTACCTGAGCTGCGGGTACGTCCCCGGGACGGACACGATCTACCGCGACGTGCATCGCCTCGCTCCCGGAGAGCTCCTCGTCCTCGACCCCCGCGGCCTGCGCCGGCGGCCGTACTGGACCCTCGAGCCCGGAGCGCCGCTCCGTTCGAGGACGGCGGCCGCGGAGGAGCTGCGCGCCCTGCTGACGGCGGCCGTGCGCGAGCACCTGGTGTCGGACGTGCCGGTCGGCGTGTTCCTGAGCGGCGGCATCGATTCCTCGGTGGTCAGCACCCTGGCCGCCGCCTCGGCCGGCCCGCTCAGCACCTTCTCCGTCACGTTCCCCGAGGATCCGATCTTCGACGAGGCGCGCTTCAGCCGGCAGGTGGCGAGACGGATCGGCAGCCTCCACACCGAGATCCCCTTGACGCGGGCCCAGATCCTCTCGGCCGTGCCGCCGGCCCTCGACCACCTCGACGAGCCCTTTGCCGACCCCTCGCTCGTGCCGTCCTTCGAGATCGCCCGCGAGGCGCGCCGGCACGTCAAGGTGGTGCTGTCCGGCGACGGGGCCGACGAGCTGTTCGCGGGCTACGCGAAGCACCTGGGCGAAGTGTACGCCGCATGGGCGCCACGGCCTCTCGTCTGGCTGCTCGGCCAGGCGGCGTCGGTCGCGCCCGCCGGCCGAGGGAATCGCCTCGAGGAGACCGTCCGGAGGCTCGGGCGGCTGGCCGACGGCGGCGGCATCGCCGACACGGGGCGGCGGTATGCGCGCTGGGCAAAGGTGTGCGGGGAAGCCGAGGTGCGCGCGCTGGTCCCGGACCTGAGCCCCCGCCGCACCGCCACCGACCTGTTCGCGGCCGAAGCGCTGCGCTTCGGCGCGCTCGACCACGGCGACCGGATCAACCGTATGCTCTACACCGACACTCGGCTCGGGCTCCCGGGGGACATGCTCGCCAAGGTCGACACGGCGAGCATGGCCAACGCCCTCGAGGTTCGCGTTCCGTTCCTGGACCATCGGGTGGTCGAATACGCCTTCCGGATCCCGGGCCGCTGGAAGATCGGCGCGCTGCGCGGCAAGCGCATTCTTCGCCAGGCGTTCCGGGACGTGCTGCCCCCCGAGGTCGTCCGCCGGGGCAAGCGCGGCTTCGAGCCCCCCGCCGGTGAGTGGTTCCGCCGCGAGCTCCGGGACCTCTTCCGTGACGTCATCGCCACGGGGGGCCGCTTCCTGCCGTGCGTGCGGCGGGACGCCGTCGACGCGCTCTACACGCAGCACGTGACCCGCCGAGCCGATCGCTCGAAGGAGCTCTGGGCCCTGTTCGCGCTGCACTGGTGGGCCACCAGAAACGGCGCGGGCCTGTGA